A window of Longimicrobium sp. contains these coding sequences:
- a CDS encoding M48 family metallopeptidase, which yields MLRTLLLALALTLAPALAPAQAPAPPADTAHAAAAGLPAPNPPPVAASAAAPSPADTGAVPVPPASEKALRYERSGNVLWVIGTLWSLLIPALILFTGLSARIRDLSRRPGRKWYFTLAIYGALITLLLFVVNLPLAFYEEFVREHAYGLSNQTFAKWATDALTNLVIGIVGVALVMWVPYLLLRKSPRRWWLWTALAGIPLIVVTVWLQPLLIEPMFNRFGPMHDRALEQRILAEAERAGIEGGRVYEVNKSVDTKAVNAYVTGFGGSKRIVLWDTILRKLDARELLFVMGHEMGHYVLKHIAILLSMFVALLLACLWLVHASSGWLIRRHGRRFGFDRLDDIASYPLLALIVGVVGFAITPIPLAVSRHLEHEADRFGLELTRDNHAAATAFAKLQEENLATPYHGTLYKLWHDNHPPLGERIEFCNTYKPWAHGQPLRYGGHFKDPAPAR from the coding sequence CCGGCGCCGCCCGCGGACACCGCGCACGCCGCCGCGGCCGGGCTCCCCGCGCCGAACCCGCCGCCGGTCGCCGCATCCGCCGCCGCGCCGTCGCCCGCGGACACGGGCGCGGTCCCCGTCCCGCCTGCGTCGGAGAAGGCGCTCCGCTACGAGCGCAGCGGGAACGTGCTGTGGGTGATCGGCACGCTGTGGAGCCTCCTCATCCCCGCGCTGATCCTGTTCACCGGCCTCTCGGCGCGGATCCGCGACCTGTCGCGGCGGCCGGGGCGGAAGTGGTACTTCACGCTGGCGATCTACGGCGCGCTCATCACCCTGCTGCTGTTCGTGGTGAACCTGCCGCTGGCCTTCTACGAGGAATTCGTGCGCGAGCACGCGTACGGGCTGTCGAACCAGACGTTCGCCAAGTGGGCCACGGACGCGCTGACGAACCTGGTGATCGGGATCGTGGGCGTCGCGCTGGTGATGTGGGTGCCGTACCTGCTGCTGCGGAAGAGCCCGCGCCGGTGGTGGCTGTGGACGGCGCTGGCGGGGATCCCGCTGATCGTGGTCACGGTGTGGCTGCAGCCGCTGCTGATCGAGCCGATGTTCAACCGCTTCGGCCCCATGCACGACAGGGCGCTGGAGCAGCGGATCCTGGCCGAGGCCGAGCGCGCGGGGATCGAGGGCGGGCGCGTGTACGAGGTGAACAAGAGCGTGGACACCAAGGCGGTGAACGCGTACGTCACCGGCTTCGGCGGCAGCAAGCGCATCGTGCTGTGGGACACCATCCTGCGGAAGCTGGACGCGCGCGAGCTGCTGTTCGTGATGGGGCACGAGATGGGGCACTACGTGCTGAAGCACATCGCCATCCTGCTGTCGATGTTCGTCGCGCTCTTGCTGGCGTGCCTGTGGCTGGTGCACGCGTCGTCGGGATGGCTGATCCGGCGCCACGGCCGCCGCTTCGGCTTCGACCGGCTGGACGACATCGCCTCGTACCCGCTGCTGGCGCTGATCGTGGGCGTGGTGGGGTTCGCCATCACCCCCATCCCCCTCGCCGTCTCGCGCCACCTGGAGCACGAGGCCGACCGCTTCGGGCTGGAGCTGACGCGCGACAACCACGCGGCGGCCACGGCGTTCGCCAAGCTGCAGGAGGAGAACCTGGCCACGCCCTACCACGGCACGCTGTACAAGCTGTGGCACGACAACCACCCGCCGCTGGGCGAGCGCATCGAATTCTGCAACACGTACAAGCCGTGGGCGCACGGCCAGCCGCTGAGGTACGGCGGGCACTTCAAGGACCCGGCGCCGGCGCGGTGA